A genomic window from Oceanobacillus timonensis includes:
- a CDS encoding YfhH family protein — translation MNYRYSDYSIEQLHQEIGKLKEQAQKAEQLGNVSEVQVNERKMQVALAYTMSPDDFEKEAIYQLKMEAGYKFKISYINGVFAWGYRIDLLNKESENIEALPISLLGKKVS, via the coding sequence ATGAACTATCGTTATAGTGATTATTCCATAGAACAACTGCATCAGGAAATCGGTAAGTTAAAAGAACAGGCTCAAAAAGCTGAACAGCTTGGGAATGTTTCGGAGGTACAGGTTAATGAACGGAAAATGCAAGTAGCTCTTGCTTATACAATGAGTCCGGATGATTTTGAAAAAGAAGCCATTTATCAGTTGAAAATGGAAGCGGGCTATAAGTTTAAAATATCCTATATTAATGGGGTATTTGCATGGGGCTACCGCATTGATTTATTGAATAAAGAAAGTGAAAATATTGAAGCTTTACCTATTTCTTTATTAGGGAAGAAAGTAAGCTGA
- a CDS encoding metal-dependent hydrolase: MDTGTHIVMGVALGGLATLDPAVQSNPALFHAVLVGTVVGSHAPDFDTIFKLKSNATYIRQHRGASHSLPAILMWSLLVSGAIYLFVPEVSYLTLWLWTLLAVSIHVFVDLFNAYGTQAFRPFTKKWIAKGFINTFDPYIFFLNVAGIVAWALGANPGYTWLIIYTVIVLYYIKRYMDKREIVQKIKEYLPDTEFVATSPTLKQNYWRVAITTNDRYYVGNVENRHIEIVDEFYRVPLPDTDVIKAAKKDKNISSFLNFSPVYRWEINTEEDDVTEVRFIDLRYRSKGYYPFVAVVKMDENLEVITSYTGWIFSEQKLQSKLIPSDSSP, translated from the coding sequence ATGGATACTGGTACACATATAGTTATGGGTGTTGCGCTCGGTGGCTTAGCAACTTTAGACCCTGCTGTACAAAGTAATCCTGCTCTATTTCATGCCGTATTGGTTGGAACAGTCGTCGGATCACATGCTCCTGATTTTGATACGATTTTTAAATTAAAAAGTAACGCAACGTATATAAGACAGCACCGTGGAGCGTCTCATTCCCTCCCTGCTATTCTTATGTGGAGTCTGCTTGTGTCTGGAGCAATTTATTTATTCGTTCCGGAAGTAAGCTATTTGACTCTATGGCTGTGGACACTGTTAGCTGTGTCTATTCATGTTTTTGTCGATTTATTTAATGCATATGGCACACAGGCTTTCCGGCCGTTCACAAAAAAATGGATTGCAAAAGGGTTTATTAATACCTTTGATCCCTACATTTTTTTCTTGAATGTTGCCGGTATCGTAGCATGGGCGTTAGGTGCCAATCCTGGATATACATGGCTGATTATTTATACAGTTATTGTATTATATTACATCAAACGCTATATGGACAAAAGGGAAATTGTTCAGAAAATTAAAGAATACCTCCCTGACACAGAATTTGTCGCTACGTCCCCTACTCTCAAACAAAATTACTGGCGTGTCGCTATCACAACAAACGACCGCTATTATGTAGGCAACGTTGAAAATCGGCATATTGAAATTGTTGATGAATTTTATCGTGTCCCATTGCCCGATACGGATGTCATAAAAGCCGCTAAAAAAGATAAAAATATATCTTCCTTTCTTAATTTTTCACCAGTATACCGCTGGGAAATAAATACAGAAGAAGATGATGTAACAGAAGTACGTTTTATTGATTTACGTTACCGCAGCAAAGGATATTATCCATTTGTTGCTGTGGTGAAGATGGATGAAAACCTGGAAGTGATTACTTCTTATACAGGCTGGATCTTCTCGGAACAAAAATTGCAGAGTAAGTTAATTCCAAGTGATTCAAGCCCGTAA
- the mutY gene encoding A/G-specific adenine glycosylase gives MKDKRLEHINISAFQEDLINWYLKNKRHLPWRENNDAYRVWVSEIMLQQTKVDTVIPYFNQFMEKYPTVYDLAEAEQQDVLKQWEGLGYYSRARNLQTAVREVVENYDGKIPDDPKQLGNLKGIGPYTKGAILSIAYNQPIPAVDGNVMRVFSRVLLIDEDIAQASTKKLFESYVGEMISEEDPSSFNQAIMDLGATICTPKQPLCMFCPVMEHCQAYAESVQENLPVKKKAKKQRKEKYIALLIQNQEGKYMIEKRPDTGLLAGLWQFPMIPADDIVPKDWQMWIKDYYGVDVEIKESCTSIKHVFSHIIWNVDVRKAITNQETVQDSRLKFVSLEELKKYPFPVSHQKMIPFLEDN, from the coding sequence ATGAAAGATAAAAGATTAGAACATATAAATATTTCCGCGTTCCAAGAGGATTTAATCAATTGGTATTTGAAAAATAAACGACATTTGCCTTGGCGTGAAAATAATGATGCTTACCGTGTCTGGGTGTCTGAAATCATGCTTCAGCAAACCAAAGTAGATACGGTTATCCCTTATTTTAATCAGTTTATGGAGAAATATCCGACCGTATATGACTTGGCCGAAGCAGAACAACAAGATGTATTAAAACAATGGGAAGGTTTAGGTTATTATTCCCGCGCAAGAAATTTACAAACAGCTGTACGAGAAGTTGTAGAAAATTATGATGGAAAAATACCTGATGATCCAAAACAACTTGGTAATTTAAAGGGAATCGGACCTTATACGAAGGGAGCTATTCTCTCGATTGCTTATAATCAGCCGATTCCAGCAGTAGACGGGAATGTGATGCGTGTTTTTTCCCGGGTGTTGCTTATTGATGAAGACATCGCACAAGCTTCAACCAAAAAATTATTTGAATCTTATGTAGGAGAAATGATTTCCGAGGAAGACCCATCTTCTTTTAATCAGGCCATCATGGATTTGGGTGCGACCATTTGTACACCGAAACAACCTTTATGTATGTTTTGCCCTGTAATGGAGCATTGCCAGGCATATGCTGAAAGTGTTCAAGAAAACCTTCCTGTTAAAAAGAAAGCGAAGAAACAGCGCAAGGAAAAATATATTGCACTCCTTATCCAAAATCAGGAAGGGAAATATATGATTGAAAAAAGGCCTGATACTGGATTGTTGGCAGGATTATGGCAATTCCCAATGATTCCGGCAGATGACATTGTACCAAAAGATTGGCAAATGTGGATAAAAGATTATTATGGTGTAGATGTGGAAATCAAAGAATCCTGTACTTCCATCAAACATGTTTTTTCTCATATTATTTGGAATGTAGATGTACGCAAAGCGATAACAAATCAGGAAACCGTACAAGACAGCCGATTAAAATTTGTATCCTTGGAAGAGTTGAAAAAATATCCGTTTCCGGTTTCGCATCAAAAAATGATTCCTTTTTTAGAGGATAATTAA
- a CDS encoding gamma-type small acid-soluble spore protein — translation MAKKQNQQNQQNPAKTNAAQVKKQNQQAAQGQYGTEFAQETDAQEVKKQNQQSQQNKQ, via the coding sequence ATGGCTAAAAAACAAAATCAACAAAACCAGCAAAATCCTGCAAAAACAAACGCAGCTCAAGTGAAGAAGCAAAACCAACAAGCAGCCCAAGGACAATATGGTACTGAGTTTGCTCAAGAAACAGATGCACAAGAAGTGAAAAAGCAAAACCAACAATCTCAACAAAACAAGCAATAA
- the ntdP gene encoding nucleoside tri-diphosphate phosphatase, which yields MVSPNAGAKMMIQSYKHNGQFHRVWKNSVVLKGTESIIIGANDRTKVVESDGHSWMTREPAICYFDAKHWFNIIGMLRDDGIHYYCNLSSPFVYDEEVKSLKYIDYDLDVKVFPDMTFNLLDEDEYEENKVLMHYPEEIHHILYQQLDVLIHWIRQGKGPFSPGFVDDWYEMYLTYH from the coding sequence ATGGTTTCTCCAAACGCTGGTGCAAAAATGATGATTCAAAGTTATAAACATAATGGACAATTTCATAGAGTCTGGAAAAATAGTGTCGTACTAAAAGGAACAGAAAGTATTATAATTGGAGCGAATGATCGAACAAAGGTGGTGGAAAGTGACGGACATTCCTGGATGACGAGAGAACCTGCCATATGTTATTTCGATGCCAAGCATTGGTTTAATATTATCGGCATGCTTCGGGATGATGGTATTCATTATTACTGTAATCTCAGTTCGCCATTTGTTTACGACGAGGAGGTCAAATCATTGAAGTACATTGACTATGATTTAGATGTAAAGGTATTTCCGGATATGACTTTTAACTTACTTGATGAAGACGAATATGAAGAAAATAAAGTTTTAATGCATTATCCGGAAGAAATTCATCACATACTTTATCAGCAGCTCGATGTGTTGATTCATTGGATTCGTCAAGGAAAGGGGCCGTTTTCCCCGGGCTTTGTTGATGATTGGTATGAAATGTATTTAACGTATCATTAA
- a CDS encoding ABC transporter ATP-binding protein: MSSIRQYMKFVKPYTWKIIWTLLIGVVKFGIPLLMPLILRYVIDNIVTVEEMTQSERITRLFWIMGISFVVFLIIRPPVEYIRQYLAQWVGNKILFDIRGKLFDHLQKLSLKFYSQTKTGEIISRVIHDVEQTKNFVMTGLMNIWLDVTTILIAIIIMFTMDVPLTFVSIILFPLFGISVKYFFGRLRRLTRERSQALAEVQGHLHERIQGVPVTRSFALEDYEDEQFDKRNRHFLDRALKHTDWNARTFAVTNTITDLAPLLVIAFAGYQVIMGNTTLGTMVAFVGYMERVYSPLRRLINSSTTLVQSIASIDRVFELMNEPYDITDKKDAVDPGRLQGKVTFNHVSFQYDDEEETVLKDVDLHVQKGETIAFVGMSGGGKSTLISLIPRFYDVTGGSIEIDDMDLRDMQARALRDNIGMVLQDNILFSESIATNIRMGDPDATDEEVVRAAKAANAHDFIEEMPEGYETMVGERGVKLSGGQKQRIAIARVFLKNPPLLIFDEATSALDLESEHLIQETLERLASDRTTFIVAHRLATITHASRIVVVEDGEIVEIGSHEELMQLRGHYYDLYQIQNLDE, translated from the coding sequence ATGAGCAGTATCAGACAGTATATGAAATTTGTAAAACCGTACACATGGAAAATCATATGGACATTACTCATCGGTGTTGTTAAATTTGGTATTCCATTGTTAATGCCATTAATTTTAAGATACGTTATCGATAATATTGTTACGGTAGAAGAAATGACCCAATCCGAGAGAATCACACGGTTATTCTGGATAATGGGAATCTCTTTTGTTGTCTTTTTAATTATCCGTCCGCCAGTTGAATATATACGTCAATATTTGGCACAGTGGGTAGGAAATAAAATCCTCTTTGACATTAGAGGAAAGTTATTCGATCATCTGCAAAAATTAAGTTTAAAATTTTATTCACAGACGAAGACAGGAGAAATCATTTCCAGGGTCATCCATGATGTGGAGCAGACGAAAAATTTTGTGATGACTGGGCTGATGAATATTTGGCTGGATGTCACAACCATTTTAATTGCCATTATTATTATGTTTACCATGGATGTGCCGCTCACCTTTGTATCGATTATTTTATTCCCGTTATTCGGGATTTCTGTCAAATACTTTTTCGGCCGTTTGCGCCGTTTGACAAGAGAAAGGTCACAAGCCCTGGCTGAAGTGCAGGGGCATCTGCATGAACGGATTCAAGGTGTTCCGGTAACGAGAAGTTTCGCACTGGAAGATTATGAAGATGAGCAGTTTGATAAGAGAAACAGACATTTTCTGGACCGTGCATTGAAACACACGGATTGGAATGCCAGGACTTTTGCAGTAACAAACACCATTACAGACTTAGCACCGTTGCTAGTTATTGCTTTTGCAGGTTATCAGGTTATTATGGGCAATACAACGCTCGGTACCATGGTGGCTTTTGTCGGATATATGGAACGCGTCTACAGTCCGCTACGCAGATTGATTAATTCATCTACCACTTTGGTACAATCGATTGCTTCGATTGATCGTGTGTTTGAATTAATGAACGAGCCTTATGATATTACGGATAAAAAAGACGCAGTGGATCCGGGAAGGTTGCAAGGAAAAGTTACTTTTAACCATGTTTCCTTTCAATATGACGATGAAGAAGAAACCGTGCTTAAAGATGTGGACCTCCATGTTCAAAAAGGGGAAACCATTGCCTTTGTCGGAATGAGTGGGGGAGGAAAATCAACATTAATCAGTTTGATTCCCCGCTTCTATGATGTTACAGGCGGTTCCATTGAAATTGACGATATGGACTTGCGGGATATGCAAGCCCGTGCGCTGCGGGATAACATCGGCATGGTTCTGCAGGATAATATTCTGTTTTCTGAATCCATTGCGACAAATATTCGTATGGGCGATCCGGATGCAACGGATGAAGAAGTTGTCCGGGCAGCAAAAGCAGCCAACGCCCATGACTTTATCGAAGAAATGCCTGAGGGGTATGAAACCATGGTTGGCGAACGCGGTGTAAAATTATCTGGTGGACAGAAGCAACGGATTGCCATTGCGCGTGTCTTCCTGAAAAATCCGCCGCTCTTGATTTTTGATGAAGCAACGTCTGCATTGGATTTAGAAAGTGAACATCTTATTCAGGAAACACTGGAAAGACTTGCTTCTGACAGAACAACCTTTATTGTAGCGCATCGTTTAGCGACCATTACCCATGCTAGCCGCATCGTAGTAGTAGAAGATGGAGAAATTGTAGAAATCGGATCGCATGAGGAATTAATGCAGCTTCGTGGTCACTACTATGATCTATATCAAATTCAAAATTTAGATGAATAA
- a CDS encoding glutamate-1-semialdehyde 2,1-aminomutase, whose protein sequence is MKFTNSEKLYQEALQDIVGGVNSPSRSYKAVGGGTPVYMKRGQGAYFWDVDDNKYIDYLGAYGPIITGHAHPHIAKAIAEAATTGVLYGTPTELENIFAKMLKEAMPSLEKVRFNNSGTEAVMTTVRVARAYTNRTKVIKFAGCYHGHFDAVLVEAGSGPSTLGTPDSAGVPASSAAEVITVPFNDLDAFKEALERWEGEIAAVLVEPVVGNFGIVEPFEGFLQEVNELTHRAGALVIYDEVITAFRFTYGSVQQLYNIEPDLTAMGKIIGGGLPIGAYGGRKDIMEQVAPLGPAYQAGTMSGNPASMAAGIACLEVLKEDGVYEELERLGQRLEEGILEKANENNIRITVNRLRGALTVYFGVDKVTNYSEADASDGEAFATFFQLMLREGINLAPSKYEAWFLTTEHTESDIEHTIDAIGRVFEKMAENQ, encoded by the coding sequence ATGAAGTTTACAAATTCAGAAAAGCTGTATCAGGAAGCTTTACAAGATATTGTCGGCGGGGTGAATTCTCCTTCCCGCTCTTATAAAGCGGTTGGCGGAGGAACGCCAGTCTATATGAAAAGAGGTCAAGGAGCCTATTTTTGGGATGTGGATGATAATAAATATATTGATTATTTAGGTGCATATGGCCCCATCATAACCGGACATGCGCATCCGCATATTGCTAAAGCAATTGCAGAAGCAGCAACTACCGGCGTTCTGTACGGAACACCGACAGAATTGGAAAATATCTTTGCGAAAATGTTAAAAGAAGCGATGCCTTCGTTGGAAAAAGTCCGTTTTAATAATTCCGGTACAGAAGCTGTCATGACAACGGTACGTGTTGCACGCGCCTATACTAATCGTACAAAAGTTATCAAGTTTGCCGGTTGCTATCATGGGCACTTCGATGCTGTGCTGGTCGAAGCTGGATCCGGCCCTTCTACACTTGGTACACCTGACTCCGCCGGGGTTCCTGCTTCCAGTGCTGCAGAGGTCATTACCGTGCCATTTAATGATTTAGACGCTTTTAAAGAAGCATTAGAGCGCTGGGAAGGCGAAATTGCAGCGGTACTTGTCGAACCGGTTGTAGGAAACTTTGGAATTGTAGAACCGTTCGAAGGGTTTTTACAGGAAGTGAATGAGCTGACTCACCGTGCCGGTGCACTTGTCATTTACGATGAGGTGATCACTGCCTTCCGCTTTACCTATGGAAGTGTACAGCAGCTCTATAACATCGAGCCTGACTTAACAGCTATGGGAAAAATTATTGGCGGCGGTCTCCCAATCGGCGCTTATGGCGGACGCAAAGACATTATGGAACAGGTTGCACCGCTTGGACCGGCATATCAGGCTGGTACCATGTCCGGAAATCCCGCTTCGATGGCAGCAGGAATTGCTTGCTTGGAAGTATTAAAAGAAGACGGGGTTTATGAAGAATTAGAACGTCTTGGACAGCGTCTGGAAGAAGGTATTTTGGAAAAAGCAAACGAAAATAATATCCGGATTACCGTCAACCGTCTCCGCGGAGCTCTAACTGTCTATTTCGGCGTGGATAAAGTAACAAACTACAGCGAAGCAGATGCTTCGGACGGAGAAGCTTTTGCAACGTTCTTCCAGCTCATGCTGAGAGAAGGTATTAACTTAGCTCCTTCTAAATATGAAGCTTGGTTCTTAACAACAGAACACACCGAGTCTGATATCGAGCATACGATTGATGCGATTGGCCGTGTATTTGAAAAAATGGCGGAAAATCAATAA
- a CDS encoding potassium channel family protein, which translates to MGIPWIFFILIIILIGRSFYDFIQYKSTHSRFQMREGHFSLEIFIAMLIVYFIIMIGYGLIYFILSFQGIVIVEHGELREVSIWGSIVHSIYFSGVTLLTLGYGDLSPVGIGRIIALSEALIGYILPAAFVLRVVQINSRDNDK; encoded by the coding sequence ATGGGTATCCCTTGGATATTTTTTATCCTGATTATTATTTTAATCGGAAGAAGTTTCTATGACTTTATACAATATAAATCAACTCATTCCCGTTTTCAGATGAGGGAGGGTCATTTTTCTCTGGAAATCTTTATTGCTATGCTGATTGTGTATTTTATAATCATGATTGGTTATGGATTGATTTATTTTATTCTATCCTTTCAAGGGATTGTTATTGTAGAGCATGGGGAACTTAGAGAAGTGTCCATATGGGGGTCCATCGTCCATTCCATTTATTTTAGCGGTGTTACTTTACTGACCCTTGGCTATGGAGATTTATCACCAGTCGGCATTGGACGTATTATTGCACTTTCAGAGGCATTGATTGGGTACATACTGCCTGCTGCCTTTGTGCTAAGGGTAGTACAAATCAACAGTAGAGACAACGATAAATGA